The following proteins come from a genomic window of Deltaproteobacteria bacterium:
- a CDS encoding YceI family protein: MRRRMILAVAVLCLVAPGLLHAASWEFDPVHTGVHFKVRHLMVSSVRGEFEKVTGKIVYDEADVTKSAADITIDAASINTRVAKRDEDLRSPNFLDVAKHPTITFKSKRVEKAGNGTLKMTGDLTIRGVTKDVVLTVEGPTPAIKDPWGNRRVGGSATTKILRKDFGLLWNAALETGGVVVGDEVEITIDVEIYKKPA; encoded by the coding sequence ATGCGCAGACGAATGATTCTTGCTGTGGCGGTCCTTTGCCTTGTGGCGCCGGGGCTTCTCCATGCGGCGTCTTGGGAGTTCGACCCGGTCCACACCGGGGTCCACTTCAAGGTGCGGCACCTGATGGTCTCCTCGGTGCGGGGGGAATTCGAAAAAGTGACCGGGAAGATCGTGTACGACGAGGCGGACGTCACGAAGTCCGCGGCCGACATCACGATCGATGCGGCCTCGATCAACACGCGCGTGGCGAAGCGGGACGAGGACCTGCGCAGCCCCAATTTCCTCGACGTGGCGAAGCACCCCACGATCACCTTCAAGTCGAAGCGGGTCGAAAAGGCGGGGAACGGAACCCTGAAGATGACCGGAGACCTGACGATCCGCGGCGTGACGAAGGATGTGGTCCTGACCGTCGAGGGGCCGACCCCCGCGATCAAGGACCCGTGGGGCAACCGCCGCGTGGGCGGATCGGCGACCACGAAGATCCTCCGGAAGGATTTCGGGCTGCTCTGGAACGCGGCCCTCGAGACCGGCGGCGTGGTGGTGGGCGACGAGGTGGAGATCACCATCGACGTGGAGATCTACAAGAAGCCGGCGTAG
- a CDS encoding glutamate synthase subunit beta, which yields MAKPTGFMDYDREEPTHRPVTERVGDYHEIEELLPEEGIYRQAARCMDCGIPYCHAYGCPVKNRIPDWNDMVYRKNWRKALDLLHATCNLPEITGRVCPAPCETACTLAINLPAVTIRHLELQIVEHGWREEWIRPEPAGFSTGKRVAVVGSGPSGLPAAQQLVRSGHEVVVFEKSDRVGGLLRYGIPDFKLEKWVIDRRLDQMRAEGVVFETSVNAGIDVSAEYLRRSFDAIVLAAGATAARDLPVPGRDLKGVHFAMEFLTQQNRRNAGDAIPEGEEISAAGKHVVVIGGGDTGSDCIGTSRRQGAASITQIELLPKPPEDRLPTNPWPTWPVILRTSSSQEEGCERMWSVQTKEFLGEQGGVRKLSCVKLEWTEPDAAGRRSFKEIPGSAFELRADLVLLAMGFVHVEHGPLVRDLGVATDSRGNLVADGNCMTNVPGVFGAGDAVMGASLVVRAINLGRLAAAGADRYLVGR from the coding sequence GTGGCTAAGCCGACCGGGTTCATGGACTACGATCGGGAGGAACCGACGCACCGGCCGGTGACCGAGCGGGTCGGGGACTACCACGAGATCGAGGAGCTGCTCCCCGAGGAGGGGATCTACCGCCAGGCGGCGCGCTGCATGGATTGCGGGATACCGTACTGCCACGCCTACGGGTGCCCCGTGAAGAACCGGATCCCCGACTGGAACGACATGGTCTACCGGAAGAACTGGCGGAAGGCGCTCGACCTGCTGCACGCCACCTGCAACCTTCCGGAGATCACGGGCCGCGTCTGCCCCGCCCCGTGCGAGACCGCGTGCACCCTGGCGATCAACCTCCCCGCGGTCACCATCCGCCACCTCGAGCTGCAGATCGTGGAGCACGGCTGGCGCGAGGAGTGGATCCGGCCGGAGCCGGCGGGGTTTTCGACCGGCAAGCGCGTGGCCGTCGTGGGATCGGGCCCCTCGGGGCTGCCGGCCGCCCAGCAGCTCGTGCGCAGCGGCCACGAGGTGGTGGTCTTCGAGAAGTCGGACCGGGTCGGGGGGCTCCTGCGGTACGGCATCCCCGACTTCAAGCTCGAGAAGTGGGTCATCGACCGGCGACTCGACCAGATGCGGGCCGAGGGGGTGGTCTTCGAGACGAGCGTCAACGCGGGGATTGACGTCTCCGCGGAGTACCTGCGCCGCTCCTTCGACGCGATCGTCCTGGCCGCCGGGGCGACCGCCGCGCGCGACCTGCCCGTCCCCGGGAGGGACCTCAAGGGGGTCCACTTCGCGATGGAGTTCCTCACGCAGCAGAACCGGCGAAACGCCGGAGACGCGATCCCCGAGGGGGAAGAGATCTCCGCGGCGGGAAAGCACGTGGTGGTCATCGGCGGCGGGGACACGGGATCGGACTGCATCGGCACCAGCCGCCGGCAGGGGGCCGCCTCGATCACCCAGATCGAGCTCCTGCCGAAGCCACCGGAGGACCGGCTCCCGACCAACCCGTGGCCAACGTGGCCGGTCATCCTGCGGACCTCCTCTTCCCAAGAGGAAGGGTGCGAGCGGATGTGGAGCGTCCAGACGAAGGAGTTCCTCGGCGAACAGGGAGGGGTCCGGAAACTTTCGTGCGTGAAGCTGGAATGGACCGAACCGGACGCCGCGGGGAGGCGTTCGTTCAAGGAGATCCCCGGCTCCGCGTTCGAGCTGCGGGCGGACCTCGTGCTCCTGGCGATGGGGTTCGTCCACGTGGAGCACGGCCCGCTGGTCCGGGACCTGGGCGTCGCCACGGACAGCCGGGGAAACCTGGTCGCCGACGGAAACTGCATGACGAACGTCCCCGGCGTGTTCGGCGCGGGGGACGCCGTGATGGGGGCATCGCTCGTGGTGCGCGCGATCAACCTCGGCCGGCTGGCCGCGGCAGGGGCGGACCGCTACCTCGTCGGACGCTGA